The nucleotide sequence CGAGAAGAGCGGCAGGTACGTGTTTGAACTGCTGAGCGAGCCGGAGTTGATCGCAGCGGATTTGTCGTCGTCTGCCAGCCGGGACTCATGGCAGAGGATGTTCGTCGAGGGGGCCGAGAGCGATCCGCCGCCTGCGACCACCACCCGCCTGCTGCTGCTCGGCGACGCGGGCAGCGGCAAGACGACCACCCTGCGCTACGCGGCGCTGCGCCTTGCCGAGGCGTATCGCGCGGGCCGGGCCGCGCTGCTCGCCGAACCGGAGGCTGGCCTGCGCCTGCGTCTGCGGCAGGCGCCCCTGCCGATCTACGTCCGCCTGACCCTCTTCGCAGCGACGACTCCGGCCGATCTGAATGAACTACCGGTGCAGGAGCGGCAACGCTATGCCGGCGCCCCTCCCGACCTCTTCCTGGCCTGGCTGGACCGCGAGGCGGCGAAGTACTGCGAACTTCCAGAGGCGGCGTTGTCGTCGCTGATCAAACGGAACGACGGCGGAGTGCTGTTGCTGCTCGACGGGTTGGACGAAGCCGGAGACGATCAGCGCCGCGCCTATCTCGCGCAGGTGATTGACAATCTCGCCAGCCGCTACAACCGGCAACGCTACGTCGTCGCCAGCCGCACCGCGGGGTACCGTGGGAACGTCTACCTGCCGACCTTTCTGGAACGCCACCTCAGCCCCCTCGATAGGGACGAGGCGCAGGCGCTGATCCGCAAGTGGTTCGATGCCGTCTACGCGCGCCTGGCAGCGATCGGGCGGCGCAGGCAGGATGCCGCCGCCGATCAGGCGGCGGAACTCTGGGAAGCGATCGAGCGCAACGAGCGCCTGTTTGAGATGGCCGCCAACCCGCTGCTACTGACGGTGATGGCGCTGCTCCAGTTCAACAACGTCAGGCTGCCTGACCAGCGGGCAAAACTGTATGAGAAACTGATCGAACTGTTGCTCGATCTCTGGCGCAAACAGAACGTCGCCAGCGATACGCTGACAATGAGCGTGGCGCAACTGGCCAGCGAGCAGCGGCGGCTGGAGGCGCTTGCGCTGAAGATGCAACAGCAGCCGCGGCAGGTGCGGGAGGTGACGTTGCGCCAGGCGCAGGAATGGCTCAGCCCGCTGTATGTCGAACGGTTGAAGATTGACCCCGAGGCGGCGGACGATCGAGTGCGCGATCTGCTGCACCGCCTGGCGGTAGATAGCGGGATCATCCAGCGGCGCGAGGAGATGTACTCCTTTTCCCACTACACCTTTCAGGAGTACCTGGCGGCGCGGGCGCTCGACAGCCTCGACAACCGCGATGGCGAGCCGGATAGCGTGGCCTTTCTCCTGGAGCGCGCCGGCGATGCCCGCTGGCGCGAGACGCTGCTGCTCGCCGCCGGGACCTGGAGCAACGGGCAGCAACTCCCCAAGACAGAGCGGCTGCTGAACGGACTGCTGAAGACCCGCACACCGGAGCATCTACTGCTTGCCGCCGACGCGCTGGCCGACATCGGTAGGGTGGAGGAGTTGACCGATCTGCGCGACAGGACCACCGCCCGCCTCCGCGCCCTCGCCGCGCTCACCGACGACTGGCGCACCGCGGCCCACCCCAACCCCGTGCTGCGCAACCGCGCCGCGACCATGCTCGACCGCCTCGACGCCGATACCGACCGCCCCGGCCTCGACCTGACCAGCCCCGACTACTGGGCCGCCCGCATCGAGCCGGGGACGTTCAGTATGGGCGATAACAATGGGGAGTATGACGACGAAAAGCAGCAGTTCGACTGCCCCATCCGCCGGCCCTACGCCCTGGCGCGCTTTCCGGTGACCAACCGCCAGTACCTGCTCTTCGTCGAGGCCCTGGCCGGGCGCGGGACCCCCGAGGCGCTCGCGGCGGCGGACCGGCTGAAGGAGTTGATGAAGCGGCACGGGGAAACCCCGGAGAAGTACGGTGGCTTCCGTCCGCGCTCCTGGCCCGGGGCGCGCTACCGGCCCGGCGAGGGCAACCACCCGGTGGGAGGAGTGACCTGGTACGCGGCCACGGCCTTTGCCTGGTGGGTGAACGCCTGGCTGCACGCCCTGGGCGCGCTGAGGGCGGACGAGGAGGTGCGCCTGCCGACCGAGGCGGAGTGGGAGCGAGCGGCGGCCTACCCTCTGGCACTGCCGGGGGGCGACCCGCGGGCCGGGCGGCGCGAGTACCCCTGGGGCGACCGGAACGTGACAGAAACGCTGACCGGTGGTATGATTGCCAGCATTCGGGCGAACACCAGCGAGAGCGGGATCGACGGCACATCGGTGGTCGGCATCTTCCCCCATGGCGCAGCGGCCTGCGACGCGCAGGACATGGCGGGCAATGTCTGGGAATGGTGCAGCACACCACCGGTCCCGTACCCGTTCGAGGGAGAGGTAGACGCAGAAACTCTTTACACTGCGAACAAACGAGCGAGTAAAACGTATGTGCTGCGTGGCGGCTCGTGGTACATCACTCGCGGCTTCGCCCGTTGCGCCTCCCGCGTCGGCAACCCCCCTGGCCGCGCCGACGGCATCCTCGGGTTGCGTCTCGCCCGTTTGTTCTCCTTGCCTTCGTCTTAATGTCTTTTTGACTTTTTGGCTTTTTGATATTGTAAAGGGTTTTTTGGCACGGATAGCCGATAGCCGATACGTGATTCAATGAGTCCTTTTGAACAACGGTTGATGGAGCGTCTTTAGGGATATGCGTTGCGGATCATCGCCGTATACGGCGCCTTGCCGGATTATCCTGTATCGGGCTATCAGGTCGCTCAGGTGCTCGGCAAACAACTGCTGCGTTCGGGTGCCTCGGCAGGGGCAAACTATGCTGAAGCGATCCGCACCCATAGCCTGGCCGATAAGGCAGCGAGGCAGCAAGTCTGCATCAAAGAACTGGAAGAAACCGCATACTGGTTGCGTTGGCTCAGCAGGGCCTCACGATCTGTTGCTCAATTCCTCGCGCACCACGCGCCGTAGCAGGTCTTCGAGCGACTGCTGATTGATGTACTCCCGCAAGGCGATGTTCATCATGGTCTGGTAATTCCCGCCGCCGCGCTGCTCGGCCTGAGCACGGAACCATTCAAGAATATCGTCATCAATACGGATCGTGATGCGCGTCTTGCCCGCAGGCGCGGGAACGACAGGGCCGCGTTTGCCTCGTGAAAAGCTGATGCCGATCCCGGCTGTGACGAAACGTCTTGCACGCTCCCCTTCGCCCGGCGGCTGATGAAGATTCAGGATATTCACCGGCATTCGCCCGGTAGCCCGGCGGCTGAAGCCGCGAGCTACCGATGCGAAGCCCGCCTGCGCGGGCTATACCGGATTTATTTCTTACATAAGTAGTTTGTAAACGAAGTTTTTCGGTAAACGTCTGCCCCCTCCCCAACCCTCCCCCGCCGAGGGCGAGCGTCCGGTGCCTCCCCCCAGCGGGGGGAGGCCGGGCAGGGGGCGGACGTGCAGGGAAACTTCGTTCACAGCCTACTCAGTCCCCCCCGCCCAGAAACTCCAACACCGCAATGATGTAGACCCGGGCCGCGCGGGCCACTTCGTCGAGGTCCACGTACTCGTCGGGCTGGTGGGGCAGCCATTTGTCGCCGGGGCCGTAGACCACCACGGGGATGCCCCGGTCGCGGGCGAGGATGGTGCCGTCGGTGGAGCCGGGCACGCCGCCCAGGGGCGGGGGCGCGCCGTAGACGCGGGTGTGGGCCGCGGCCACGGCGCGGGCCAGGGGGTGCGCCGGGTCAATGGCGACCGCCGGGCGGTCGTCAACGGTTTCGACGCTGAAGCGGAAGGCCGGGTGTTCGGCGCGCACGGCTTCGCCCAGGGCGGCGATGCGCGCGACCAGGGCGGCATGCTCCACCCCGGGCACGGTGCGGATGTCTAGGAAGGCGTCGCAGCACCCCGGCAGGCAGTTGATCTGCGAGGCGTCGCCGGGGTGCGGCGCGCGGATGACCGTGGGGCTGAGGTAGTTCGGGCCGAGCAGCGGGTGCGGGGGGTGCTCGCGGTTGAGGGCCTCCTCCAGGTCGAGCACCTGATGGAGCCAGCGCACCATGCCGGTGAGGGCGTTGACGCCCTGGCGGGGCATGGCCCCGTGGGCGATGCGCCCGTGGCTGATTAGCCGCAGGCGCAGGGAACCCTTCTGGACGACGCACAGCTCGCCCCCCTCGGGTTCGCAGACGATGCAGCCGGCGGCACCGTCGGCCTCGCCGCGGGCGACCATGGCCTTGATGCCCAGCATCATCCCCTCTTCGTCCACCGGCACGAGCAGACGCAGTGTGCCCCGGAAGGGCGCTCCGGCCAGTTGCAGGGCGCGGGCGGCGAAGAGCATGGCCGCCAGGCCGCCTTTCATGTCGCAGGCCCCGCGCCCGTAGAGCCGCCGCCCTGCGATCCGCCCGGAGAACGGGTCATCGCTCCAGGCCGCTGGGTCGCCGGGGGTGACTACGTCGGTGTGCCCTTCGAGGAGCAGCAGCGGTCCCGGCGAGTCATCGGGGCCGCCCAGGTCGCCGCGCAGGTCGGCCACCACGTTGGGACGGCCCGGCGCCACCTCCTCGCGGCGCGGCGCCCAGCCCCAGGCGCGCAATTGCTCGTACACCAGGTCGGCGGCGGCGGCTTCGTTCGCGCCGGGCACGCCGGGGAGATACACGCTGGGCGTGCGCACCAGTTGTTGCAGGAAGGTCTCCATCGCTGCAGTATCGAGATGCGCCAGGGCGCGGGTGACGGGGTCCATGACGGCTCCATTTCAGGATTGCCCCCGTGAGGGGGATGGGGAAACCGGGTTTCCCCGGCTTGCGTTAAGACCTGGCTTCAGACGGGCGGTTCCCGGGCGGAGCGGCGCGAGACGCTCCGCCCCCTCCCTGGCCCTTCTCAGGTGTAGGGTTTTTCGAGCGAGAAGGGGTTTTCGGCATTCCAATGCGTTTGCGATCCTCACCCCCCTGCCCCCCTCTCCACCGTAGGGGGAGAGGGGGAGTTGGGCGTGCCGATGCCCCGGATGGCGCATGTGACGCGAGGATGTGCCGGAAAACCCTGCACCTGAGAACTCCCCAACCCTCCCCCAGCGGGGGAGGGCGTCTGGCGCCTCCCTCCGGCGGGGAGAGGCGGGGAGGGGGGCCGCGCCCTGGGAGGGAACCGGGGAAACCGGGTTGCTCCGGTCCCCGCTCACAGGGCGAGGGCGGTGGGGCTGCCCGCTGCGCTACGACCCCTGGGACGTGGCTCCGGTCCCCGCTCACAGGGCGAGGGCGGTGATGCGGGGGAAACCCGGTTTCCCTGAGGTCACGCCAGCGATGTGCTACAATTCTTCTCAAACACGAAACATGCTGGTTCGCTGGCCGTGCAGCGAGTGCAAAGGAGGCGCCCGTGCGCATCACGATCCTTGACGTGCAGAAGATGAAGGCCCGCGGCGAGCGCATCCCGATGGTAACGGCGTATGATTATACATCGGCGCAGATCGCCGATCGCGCCGGTGTGCCGCTGCTCCTGGTGGGCGACTCGCTGGGCATGGTGGTGCTCGGCTACACTTCGACTGTGCCGGTCACCCTGGATGAGATGGTACACCATATCCGGGCTGTTGTGCGTGGCAGCGAGCGGGCGCTGGTGATTGGCGATCTGCCGTTTTTAACCTACACAAATGTGGACGAGGCCATCGCAGCGACGCGGCGGGTGATCCAGGAGGGCGGAGCGCAGGCGGTCAAGCTGGAGGGGGGCGTCGCCGTAGCCCCCATTGTGGCCCGCCTGGTGGAACTGGGCGTGCCGGTGATGGGGCACATCGGGTTTACGCCGCAGTCGGTGCACCAGATCGGCACGCGGGTGCAGGGTAAGACCGCCGCGCAGGCCGCGCGCCTGATCGAGGATGCCCTGGCCCTGGAAGCGGCCGGGGCCTTCTCCGTTGTGCTGGAGTTGCTGCCCGCGCCCCTGGCGCGTGAGATTACCAGACGGCTGCGCATCCCCACCATCGGCATCGGCGCGGGCGTAGATTGTGACGGGCAGGTGCAGGTATGGCACGACCTCCTCGGTCTCTACAGCGATTTCGTGCCCCGGCACGCCAAACGCTACGCCACCCTTGCCGAGACCATCGGCGCCGCCCTGTCCAGCTATGTCGCCGAGGTGCGCGCGGGCGTTTTTCCCACTGCCGAGCATAGCTCAACCATGGACGAAGCCGAGCTGCGCGCCGCCCTTGAGCAGGTCAAGTGCCAGGGTTAAGGCCAGGTTCGGTTGTGTGGAGGTGTGGAACTGAAAGGGTCACCCTGCAGTTCTACATCTCCACACCTCTACACCTCTACATCTCCACAGGAACATCTCCACAGGAGAGATTTGGAGCGATTGTCAAGCCGGACGCCCAGGTCTGAACCGGGCGCAAACCAGGTACACCGGGGGGCACGCCCATGCAGGTCATAACTACTGTTGCCGCCTTTCGCCAGGCCCGTGCCGCCTTCGACGCCCTGGGCTTCGTGCCGACCATGGGCTACCTGCACCAGGGGCACCTCAGCCTGATCCGCCAGGCCCGCGCGGAGTGCCCGGCGGTGGCGGTGAGCATCTTCGTCAACCCGACGCAGTTCGGCCCGCGCGAGGATTTTGAGCGCTACCCCCGCGATCTGAACCGTGATCTGGCCATGCTCGAGCGCGAGGCGGTTGACCTGGTCTTTGCCCCCTCGCGGGAAGAGATGTACCCCGCGGGCTACGGCACCTACGTGGTGCTGCCCGCCGCCGACGAAGTGCTGGAGGGCGCCGCGCGGCCGGGGCATTTTCGGGGCGTGGCGACGGTGGTGTGCAAGTTGCTGAACATCGTGCAGCCAGCGCGGGCCTACTTCGGCCAGAAAGACGCCCAGCAAACCGTGGTGGTGCGCCAGATGGTGCGCGATCTGAACATCCCCACAGAGATTGTGGTGCTGCCGACGGTGCGCGAGGCCGACGGTCTGGCGATGAGCAGCCGCAACACCTACCTCACTCCAGAGGAGCGGCGGGCGGCCCCGGCGATCTACCGCGGGTTGCAGGCCGCCGAGCAACGTTACCTGGCGGGCGAACGCAATGCCGAGGCCCTGCGCCAGGCGGTGATCGCGGTGCTCGAGGCCGAGCCGTTGCTGCGCCCCGAGTATGTCAGCGTAGCCGACCCGATCACCCTGCGCGAGCTTGAGCGCGTCGGCGAACGAGGCGCGCTGGTGTCGCTGGCGGTGCGCCTCGGCAGCGTGCGCCTGATTGATAATGTGGTGCTGGGAGCGAGCCTGTAGCGCATTGCTCGCCACGGTTGACGCGAAG is from Chloroflexaceae bacterium and encodes:
- a CDS encoding M20 family metallopeptidase, with protein sequence MDPVTRALAHLDTAAMETFLQQLVRTPSVYLPGVPGANEAAAADLVYEQLRAWGWAPRREEVAPGRPNVVADLRGDLGGPDDSPGPLLLLEGHTDVVTPGDPAAWSDDPFSGRIAGRRLYGRGACDMKGGLAAMLFAARALQLAGAPFRGTLRLLVPVDEEGMMLGIKAMVARGEADGAAGCIVCEPEGGELCVVQKGSLRLRLISHGRIAHGAMPRQGVNALTGMVRWLHQVLDLEEALNREHPPHPLLGPNYLSPTVIRAPHPGDASQINCLPGCCDAFLDIRTVPGVEHAALVARIAALGEAVRAEHPAFRFSVETVDDRPAVAIDPAHPLARAVAAAHTRVYGAPPPLGGVPGSTDGTILARDRGIPVVVYGPGDKWLPHQPDEYVDLDEVARAARVYIIAVLEFLGGGD
- the panC gene encoding pantoate--beta-alanine ligase, producing the protein MQVITTVAAFRQARAAFDALGFVPTMGYLHQGHLSLIRQARAECPAVAVSIFVNPTQFGPREDFERYPRDLNRDLAMLEREAVDLVFAPSREEMYPAGYGTYVVLPAADEVLEGAARPGHFRGVATVVCKLLNIVQPARAYFGQKDAQQTVVVRQMVRDLNIPTEIVVLPTVREADGLAMSSRNTYLTPEERRAAPAIYRGLQAAEQRYLAGERNAEALRQAVIAVLEAEPLLRPEYVSVADPITLRELERVGERGALVSLAVRLGSVRLIDNVVLGASL
- a CDS encoding BrnA antitoxin family protein, which encodes MPVNILNLHQPPGEGERARRFVTAGIGISFSRGKRGPVVPAPAGKTRITIRIDDDILEWFRAQAEQRGGGNYQTMMNIALREYINQQSLEDLLRRVVREELSNRS
- a CDS encoding SUMF1/EgtB/PvdO family nonheme iron enzyme, whose amino-acid sequence is MPIRRSIALLLLALALFGAWSGARGQVMVQQPAPTATTLPATPSPTPVPPTATAAPPTATPALPTPTPSPPLTPTVAPTPEPTLTVPQAFDRILSGQQPVETIFILIAQRPWWLVIGLITLALLIAGLVAIVKPWHERFLRWVDRKTGGQRIDIEGEVQREEEKKKVEGERKAQQLQAALPEGIARYLDWLCAEYGFTQPLGIATEQVQLSLQAVHVPLRVVEREAIEAYRQRMRGERQNEPGRDEKSGRYVFELLSEPELIAADLSSSASRDSWQRMFVEGAESDPPPATTTRLLLLGDAGSGKTTTLRYAALRLAEAYRAGRAALLAEPEAGLRLRLRQAPLPIYVRLTLFAATTPADLNELPVQERQRYAGAPPDLFLAWLDREAAKYCELPEAALSSLIKRNDGGVLLLLDGLDEAGDDQRRAYLAQVIDNLASRYNRQRYVVASRTAGYRGNVYLPTFLERHLSPLDRDEAQALIRKWFDAVYARLAAIGRRRQDAAADQAAELWEAIERNERLFEMAANPLLLTVMALLQFNNVRLPDQRAKLYEKLIELLLDLWRKQNVASDTLTMSVAQLASEQRRLEALALKMQQQPRQVREVTLRQAQEWLSPLYVERLKIDPEAADDRVRDLLHRLAVDSGIIQRREEMYSFSHYTFQEYLAARALDSLDNRDGEPDSVAFLLERAGDARWRETLLLAAGTWSNGQQLPKTERLLNGLLKTRTPEHLLLAADALADIGRVEELTDLRDRTTARLRALAALTDDWRTAAHPNPVLRNRAATMLDRLDADTDRPGLDLTSPDYWAARIEPGTFSMGDNNGEYDDEKQQFDCPIRRPYALARFPVTNRQYLLFVEALAGRGTPEALAAADRLKELMKRHGETPEKYGGFRPRSWPGARYRPGEGNHPVGGVTWYAATAFAWWVNAWLHALGALRADEEVRLPTEAEWERAAAYPLALPGGDPRAGRREYPWGDRNVTETLTGGMIASIRANTSESGIDGTSVVGIFPHGAAACDAQDMAGNVWEWCSTPPVPYPFEGEVDAETLYTANKRASKTYVLRGGSWYITRGFARCASRVGNPPGRADGILGLRLARLFSLPSS
- the panB gene encoding 3-methyl-2-oxobutanoate hydroxymethyltransferase — encoded protein: MRITILDVQKMKARGERIPMVTAYDYTSAQIADRAGVPLLLVGDSLGMVVLGYTSTVPVTLDEMVHHIRAVVRGSERALVIGDLPFLTYTNVDEAIAATRRVIQEGGAQAVKLEGGVAVAPIVARLVELGVPVMGHIGFTPQSVHQIGTRVQGKTAAQAARLIEDALALEAAGAFSVVLELLPAPLAREITRRLRIPTIGIGAGVDCDGQVQVWHDLLGLYSDFVPRHAKRYATLAETIGAALSSYVAEVRAGVFPTAEHSSTMDEAELRAALEQVKCQG